One genomic window of Alphaproteobacteria bacterium includes the following:
- a CDS encoding acetyl-CoA carboxylase biotin carboxylase subunit, with protein sequence MGIGTLLIANRGEIAVRIIRAARELGICTVQAHSQADADSLAVRLADRAIDIGPPQAAKSYLDGEAILRAAKESGADAIHPGYGFLAENADFADAVDDAGLNFVGPTGESIRLLGDKVTARGLAATLGVPTVPGSDGRIDDLDSARSIVDRIGFPIMIKAAAGGGGRGIRVVTDQAEFDHRLPQASAEAKAAFGDGGLYFERFIENARHVEVQVLGDGDHVVHCYERECSLQRRRQKVWEEAPAAMLPDDVRTALCKSAVAIARHVGYRGAGTLEYLYDELSGEFHFIEMNTRIQVEHPVTECVTGIDIVREMLRIAGGEPLRWRQDDIRITGHAIECRINAEDPANNFMPSVGVVDGLSVPGGPGVRFDTMLYPGYAVPPFYDSLLGKLIVWDETRSSALKRLERALAELEISGIKTTKPLHQALVAEETVRGSTFDTNFLEHWLESGPPSLVE encoded by the coding sequence TTGGGTATCGGCACCCTCCTCATCGCCAATCGCGGCGAAATTGCGGTTCGTATAATCCGGGCGGCACGTGAATTGGGTATTTGCACGGTACAGGCCCACAGTCAGGCCGACGCCGATTCGCTTGCCGTGCGGCTCGCGGATCGGGCCATCGATATCGGACCGCCTCAAGCGGCGAAATCCTACCTCGATGGCGAGGCGATCCTTCGCGCCGCCAAGGAAAGCGGGGCGGACGCCATCCATCCCGGCTATGGCTTTCTCGCCGAGAACGCCGACTTCGCCGATGCCGTGGATGATGCTGGGCTCAATTTTGTCGGTCCAACGGGTGAATCGATTCGGCTATTGGGCGACAAGGTCACTGCGCGTGGCCTGGCCGCCACACTAGGGGTTCCAACCGTGCCGGGAAGCGACGGGCGTATTGACGACCTAGATTCGGCCCGCTCGATCGTCGACCGGATCGGCTTTCCGATCATGATCAAGGCGGCGGCAGGAGGCGGTGGGCGCGGGATTCGCGTTGTGACAGATCAGGCCGAGTTCGATCATCGGCTGCCCCAGGCTAGCGCCGAAGCGAAGGCGGCTTTCGGCGATGGCGGACTCTATTTCGAAAGATTCATTGAGAATGCGCGTCACGTCGAAGTGCAGGTCCTCGGGGATGGCGACCATGTCGTGCATTGTTATGAACGCGAGTGCTCGCTGCAGCGTCGGCGCCAGAAAGTCTGGGAAGAGGCGCCGGCCGCAATGTTGCCCGACGATGTCCGCACCGCTCTCTGCAAGTCCGCCGTGGCGATTGCCCGCCATGTCGGCTATCGTGGCGCAGGCACGCTCGAATACCTTTATGACGAGCTTTCTGGGGAATTCCACTTCATCGAAATGAACACCCGCATCCAGGTCGAGCATCCGGTGACCGAATGCGTCACCGGTATCGACATCGTGCGCGAGATGCTCCGAATCGCCGGCGGGGAACCGCTGCGCTGGCGTCAGGATGATATTCGGATCACCGGCCACGCCATCGAATGTCGGATCAACGCCGAAGATCCGGCGAATAATTTCATGCCCAGTGTCGGTGTCGTCGACGGCCTGAGCGTACCGGGCGGACCCGGTGTGCGCTTCGACACCATGCTCTATCCCGGCTATGCGGTCCCGCCCTTCTACGACTCGTTGCTGGGCAAACTGATCGTCTGGGACGAAACACGGTCGAGCGCACTCAAACGGCTTGAGCGGGCCCTGGCCGAGCTCGAAATTTCGGGGATAAAAACCACCAAGCCCTTGCATCAGGCGCTTGTCGCTGAGGAAACTGTGCGTGGTAGTACTTTCGACACGAATTTTCTCGAACATTGGCTCGAGAGTGGACCACCAAGTCTAGTCGAATAG
- a CDS encoding biotin carboxyl carrier domain-containing protein has product MASKQVLSPLPGTFYRKPAPDQPPYKEEGDTVAEGDVVGLVEVMKTFHEVKADAAGTIAKFLIDNEDAIMAGQPIVEISG; this is encoded by the coding sequence ATGGCAAGCAAACAAGTACTTTCACCTTTGCCCGGCACTTTCTACCGCAAGCCGGCACCGGACCAGCCGCCTTACAAAGAAGAGGGCGATACCGTCGCGGAAGGCGACGTTGTTGGGCTCGTCGAGGTCATGAAAACGTTCCATGAGGTCAAAGCCGATGCCGCCGGCACCATAGCTAAGTTTCTCATCGACAACGAAGACGCGATCATGGCGGGTCAACCGATCGTTGAAATCAGCGGTTGA
- the pxpA gene encoding 5-oxoprolinase subunit PxpA, giving the protein MKVEINCDMGESYGLYKMGDDESMMPLISVANVACGFHASDPNHMRKTVELAGRFKVRVGAHPSLPDLPGFGRREMKIERDELANIVIYQVGALKGFLDAAGMILNHIKPHGSLYGMAARMEHVAHAVCDAADVFQVPLFGMINTLHEEVYQARDHRFVAEYYADLAYGDDGGLIITREHESVDPDDAAARSLRAIQEGKTKSINEVDIPVRADCICVHSDTPNAVDVAKAVRNAIKPYLAEAA; this is encoded by the coding sequence ATGAAGGTCGAGATCAATTGTGACATGGGCGAAAGCTATGGCCTCTACAAGATGGGCGATGACGAGAGCATGATGCCGCTCATCTCGGTAGCTAATGTCGCCTGTGGATTCCATGCCTCCGATCCGAATCATATGCGAAAGACCGTCGAATTGGCCGGCCGCTTCAAGGTCCGGGTCGGGGCGCACCCTTCACTGCCCGATCTTCCCGGCTTCGGCCGGCGCGAAATGAAGATCGAACGCGACGAGCTCGCCAACATCGTCATTTATCAGGTTGGGGCGCTGAAGGGCTTTCTCGACGCGGCGGGGATGATACTAAATCACATCAAGCCGCATGGCTCGCTCTACGGGATGGCCGCCCGCATGGAACATGTGGCCCACGCCGTCTGTGATGCAGCCGATGTTTTTCAAGTGCCGCTGTTCGGGATGATCAACACCTTGCATGAGGAGGTGTACCAAGCCAGGGATCATCGTTTCGTGGCCGAATACTATGCGGATCTCGCTTACGGCGACGACGGCGGATTGATCATCACGCGCGAGCACGAATCCGTCGACCCCGACGATGCGGCAGCACGATCGCTCAGGGCGATCCAGGAAGGCAAGACCAAGTCGATCAACGAGGTCGACATCCCGGTGCGTGCCGACTGCATTTGCGTCCATTCAGACACGCCGAACGCTGTCGACGTCGCGAAGGCAGTCCGCAATGCCATCAAACCCTACCTGGCCGAGGCGGCTTAG
- a CDS encoding Gfo/Idh/MocA family oxidoreductase, translating into MLRAASVGIGWWSNELAASVQGDSDKIRIVTCHSRSAERRQDFAKKFDTGNHETYEAVLADPDVDAVILTTPHSLHAEHVIQAADAGKHVFVEKPFTLTAESGRIAAARCRERGVVLAVGHNRRFCSAAIRVKDMLDAGGFGTMLHLEANFSSQGALAYTPDRWRAQRSECPGGALAPLGIHMIDLLTWLGGPVRRLTAFSERRVSPVDIDDTTTSLMAFASGGTGYLATHFACPYTSTLNLYGTEGNAFAGIDGNTLTVQRSGEQPTDIELELVDTLRSELEEFADACAGATEFRVRSEEAIHNVAIMEAIVQSAAQQAMPVEIP; encoded by the coding sequence ATGCTAAGGGCGGCATCTGTCGGTATCGGTTGGTGGTCGAACGAGCTCGCCGCATCGGTGCAGGGAGATTCGGACAAGATCCGAATCGTGACGTGCCATTCGCGCTCGGCGGAGAGACGGCAGGATTTCGCCAAGAAGTTCGATACCGGCAACCATGAAACCTACGAAGCAGTTCTGGCCGATCCGGATGTTGATGCCGTCATTCTCACCACGCCGCATTCGCTCCATGCCGAGCATGTGATACAGGCCGCCGACGCGGGCAAGCATGTTTTCGTCGAAAAGCCCTTTACGCTTACAGCGGAGAGCGGCCGTATCGCAGCTGCCCGCTGCCGGGAACGCGGCGTCGTCCTCGCCGTCGGCCACAACCGGCGTTTCTGTTCGGCGGCGATCCGGGTGAAGGACATGTTGGATGCAGGAGGCTTCGGCACCATGCTGCACCTGGAGGCCAATTTTTCGAGCCAGGGCGCGCTTGCCTATACACCGGATCGGTGGCGGGCTCAGCGAAGCGAGTGTCCGGGTGGCGCTTTGGCGCCGCTGGGCATCCACATGATCGACCTATTGACCTGGCTCGGCGGCCCGGTGCGGCGGCTCACGGCATTTTCCGAGCGTCGGGTGTCGCCTGTTGACATCGACGACACGACGACCTCGCTCATGGCCTTCGCATCTGGTGGCACCGGTTATCTTGCCACTCACTTTGCTTGCCCCTACACATCGACCCTTAATCTCTATGGCACCGAGGGCAATGCCTTTGCCGGGATTGACGGCAACACACTGACGGTGCAACGCTCGGGTGAACAACCTACGGACATAGAGCTCGAGCTCGTCGACACTCTGCGTAGCGAGCTTGAAGAATTCGCCGACGCATGTGCCGGCGCGACCGAGTTCAGGGTTCGTTCCGAGGAGGCCATACACAACGTGGCCATAATGGAAGCCATCGTACAATCCGCCGCCCAGCAGGCGATGCCGGTGGAGATTCCCTAG